Genomic window (Streptomyces cadmiisoli):
CCGCGGTGGCCCGCTCGCTCGGCGAGCGGGGCGTCGTGGTCGTCGCGGTCGACCGCGACGCCGACGGGCTGCGGCGGACGGTGCAGAAACTGGCCGCGGACGGGGTGACGGCGCGGGCGTTCCCGGCCGACATCACCGACCGAGCCGCGGTCGACGCGCTCGTCGACTCGGCCGAACGGCGGCTCGGCCCCCTGGACTTCCTGGTCAACGCGGCCGGTGTGCTGCACCTGGGCGAGGCCCGGCACCTGAGCGACCAGGACTGGGACGCCACTTTCGCGGTCAACGCCACGGGCGTGTTCGTGATGTCGCGCGCGGTCGTCAACCGGATGGTGCCGCGCCGCGGCGGCGCCGTCGTCACCGTCGCGTCGAACGCGGCCGGCACCGCGCGCACCGGGATGGCCGCGTACGCCGCGTCCAAGGCGGCGGCCACCATGTTCACCCGGTGTCTGGGGCTGGAGGTGGCCCGGCACGGCATCCGCTGCAATCTGGTGGCGCCCGGCTCCACCGACACCCCGATGCTCAGCTCGATGTGGCGGGACCGCAGCGGCCGGCAGACCACGATCGCCGGGCGGCCGGAGGAGTACCGGGTCGGCATCCCGCTCGGCAGGCTGGCCCGGCCCGCGGACGTCGCCGACGCCGTGACCTTCCTGCTGTCCGACCGGGCCGCGCACATCACCCTGCACAGCCTCACCGTGGACGGCGGCGCCGCCCTCGGCGTATAGCCCCGCGCGACCGGACGAGGCGGAGAGAAGACCATGACCGGGATACCCCTCATCGAACCGTACGAGCTGCCGAGCGCGCGTGAACTGCCCGATCCCGTCCCGAGCTGGCGGGCCGACCCGGGGCGCGCGGTCCTCCTGGTGCACGACATGCAGTACTACTTCCTGCGGGCGCTGCCGGGCCCGCTGCGCGCACAGCTGCTGGGCAACACCGCGCGGCTGCGCGAACGCTGCGCCGCACTCGGGATCCCGGTCGCCTACACGGCGCAGCCGGGCGCCATGGACGATGTGCAGCGGGGGCTGCTCAAGGACTTCTGGGGGCCCGGTATGCGGGGCCTGCCCGGCGACCGCGAGATCACCGCGGAACTGGCGCCCGGCGGCGGCGACTGGCTGTTCACCAAGTGGCGCTACAGCGCGTTCTTCCGCTCCGGTCTGCTGGAGCGGATGCGGGCGGACGGGCGCGACCAGCTCATCCTGTGCGGGGTGTACGCGCACGTCGGTGTGCTGATGACCGCGGTCGACGCGTTCAGCAACGACATCGAGACGTTCCTGGTGGCCGACGCGGTGGCCGACTTCTCCGCCGACCGCCATCGGCAGGCACTCGACTACGCGGCGCGCTGCTGCGCCGTCGTCTCCACGGTCGAGGAGGTCGTCGCGTGACGTCCGTTCTGCTGGACACGGTGCCGGCGCCGCGGCCCGCGCCGTTCGCGCTGCCGCACCGGGCCACCGCGGACGGCGGCCGCCGGCGCCGGCCGGCACCCGGGTGCTGGTGGTCGACGCCGAGGACACCTTCACCGCGATGCTCCACCACCGACCGCGCTCCCTGGGGCTCGCCGTGACGGTGCGCCGGTTCGGCGAACCCTGCCCGCTCGACGACCACGACCTCGTGGTGCCCGGTCCCGGCCCGGGGGATCCGCGGGACACCGGGCATCCGAAGGCCGCGCGGCTGCGCGCGCCCGCCGACACGCTGCCGGCCGGGCACCGGCCCTTCCCCGCCGTGTGCTTCAGCCACCAGGTGCTGCGCGACCGGCTGGGGTTCGAGCTGGTCCGCCGGAAGGCGCCCGACCAGGGGACGCGGCGGGAGATCGACCTGTTCGGGGCGCGCGAGAGCGTCGGCTTCCACAACCCGTTCGCCGCCCGGTCCCGCGAGGACAAGGTGGAGTGCGAGGGCGTGGGCACGGTGGAGGTGAGCCGGGACCGGGACACCGTGGAGGTGCACGCGCCGCGCGGGCCGCGGTTCGCGTCCGTGCAGTTCCACGCCGAGTCGGTGCTCACCCGGGACGGGGGGTGCATCATCGCCGGACTGCTCGCCGACCTCGTATGAGCGGACACCCCGAAGCGGCTGCACGAAGGGTCCTGGCCCTTCGTACAGCCGCCTTTTCGCGTGGTGCGGGGTGGCCGCCCGCCGTCTCAGCGGCCGGCGCCGACAGCGCGTGCCCGCAGCCGGCCGCCGCTCATCGGCGGGCTCCGGTGGCGGACCCCTGGGGCTCGTGCAGCCAGGCCACGTGGTCGTGCAGGGGGGTGCCGGACAGGGCCGACAGCATCTCGTTGCGTGCCTTCGCCGCGGCGCCGGCCGGGTGCCACAGGCGGGTGCTCGCCCGGGCCGCGCGGGTGATCCGGGCGGTACGGTCGCGGCGTTCGGCGTTGTACGTCTCGAACCGGTCGGCGATCGTGTCCGTCCCGTCGTCCAGCAGGTCGCCCAGCGTCACCGCGTCCTCCAGGGCCTGGCAGGCGCCCTGGGCCGCGTAGTGCAGCATCGGGTGCGCCGCGTCGCCGAGCAGGGTCACCCGGCCGTCGGTCCAGCGCTCCACCGGGTCCCGGTCGACCAGCACCCACGACTTCCACTCCTCGCCGAGCGCCAGCAGCCGCCGCGCGGTCCCGCCGAGGGCGGCGAACGCGGACAGCACCCGCTCGCGGTCCACGGGGACGCCGGCCAACGCCTCGGTGGCGCCGTTCTCCACGCTCGGCGCGAGGTTGAGGTACCGGCCGCCGCCGATCGCGTAGTGCACGAAGTGGCGGCCCGGACCCGCCCACCAGGTCACCGCGTTCCACCGCAGGTCCTCGGGGACCCGCTCCATCGGGACGACCGTGCGGAACACGGTGATGCCCGAGACCCGCGGCTCGCCGTCGCCGACGAGCTGCCGGCGGATCGCCGAGTGGATGCCGTCGGCACCGATCACCGCGTCACCGGTGACCGGTTCGCGGTCGTCCAGCAGGACCGTGGCGCCGGATCCGTCCTGGCGGTAGCCGGTGGCGCGGCAGCCGGAGCGCAGCTCGACCGCGGGCGAGCGGCGGCAGGCGTCCAGCAGCAGCCGGTGCAGCTCGGCCCGGTGGACCACCACGTACGGGTTGCCGAAGCGGCGCCGGTAGGTGCCGGTGAGCGGCAGGCTCGCCACGTGCTCACCGCTCACGCCGTCCATGAACCGCAGTTCGCCGATGTGCACGGCCAGGGCGCGCACGGCGTCGCCGAGGCCCAGCCGGTCCAGGGCGTGCAGACCGTTCGGCGCGAGCTGGATGCCCGCGCCGAGCTCGGCGAACTCGGCGGCCCGTTCCAGTACGACCGCCCGGTGTCCGCGCCGGGCCACGGCGACGGCCGTCGCCAGCCCGCCGATGCCGCCCCCGACGACGATCAACTTCGCCATCGCCGCCCCCTACTCGCCCCGGCCGGCGGCCAGCAGTTCGGCCAGCCTGAGCCGTTTGATCTTCGTGGTGGCGGTCTGCGGCAGGTCCGACAGCCGCCACTGCACCGGTTCGGCCATCGCGGGCAGCCCGGCCGCCGCGCGGCGCCACGCCTCCCGGTCGAGGGGACCGCCGTCCTTGGTGCACACCACGGGGACGGCCCTGCCGTCCGGGCCGGAGATGATGATCACCTCGGCGAGTTCGTCCAGCCGCGCGAAGAGGGTGTCCTCCGCGGCCAGTGTGCTGCCGAACCCGGGGATCAGGTCGACCTCGCGGTCGAGCAGGTGCAGGCACCCCCAGCGGGACTTGAAGCCGACGTCGCCCATCCGCCACCAGCCGTCGTCCAGCTGCCGGGCGTACCGGTCGTCCTCGCCCAGGTAGGTGGTGATCCGTCCGTCGCTGCGCACCTCGATGTGACCGGGGTTCTCCGGCGAGGGCGGCCGTCCGTCGCGGCTGACCACCCGCACCCCGGTCATGCCGGGGAAGGGCATGCCGACGCAGCGGCCGTCGGCGTCGGGGGCGTGCCGTCGCGTGAAGGCGCGCACCACCGTGGGGCCCACCTCGCTCTGCCCGTAGAGCTGCCCGAACAGCGCTCCCCTGCGGCGGGAGGCACGCAGCAGCCGGTGCACCGTGCGCGGGTGGATCGCGTCGAAGGTGCTGCTGAACAGCTTGACGTGAGCCAGCGGTCCGCGCGGGTCGTCGGCCAGTTCCTCCCAGCGTATGAAGGAGTTGGGGTGCGCCTCCAGGATGCCGGGGCGGACCCGGGCGAAGAGGTCGGCGGCCCGCACCGGGTCGTCGTCGGCGAGCACGACGATCGGGAAGCCGTTCAGCAGCGAGATCGCCAGCGCGGTGAACAGCCGTGAGTGCACGAAGGACACATGCATGGCCACGGTCTCCCGCCCGCGTACGACCGGCGCGATCGCCAGTCGCTGCGGGCGGTAGCGGGCCTGGAGGGTGCGCCCGGTGTGCACGGCCAGCTTGGGGACGCCGGTGGTCCCGGAGGTGTGGGTGATCAGCGCCGGGTGATCGGGGGGCATGGTCACCGGCGGTACCCGGCGGACACCCGCGAAGTCCCCCAGTTCGACCGCTCGGGCGTGCGTGCCGGAGGCGAGCAGCACGCTCTCGGCGAGGTCGAAGACCGCGGCGGGCAGCGCCGTGTCCAGCTTGGCCCGGTCGGTGACCAGGTGCGGCCGGTCGGCGCGCCGCACCAGTTCGGTGACCGTCTCGCCGTCGAGCTGGGGCGAGAGCAGCACCGGCACCGCTCCGATCCGGCTGATCGCGCAGGCCAGCAGGGGGATGTCGAAGCTGTCCGACTTGTGGACCACGACGCGCTCACCGGGCCGGATCCGCGCCGCCCGGAGCCGCGAGGCCAGGTCCGCGACCAGGTCCGCCAGTTCCGCGACGGTCGCCCGGCGGCCGAGGTCCGGCGCGAGGTCCAGGTCGTGGTCGAGGATGAGCACGTTCGCCGGATGCCGGGACGCCGCGCGCTCGAAGAGCGTCCCCAGCCGGATTCCACGGTTTCCTGTGCGCTGAAGCAGCATCTGTCCGCCTTCCGCCGGTTGCTGCGGAGAATCAGGGATCGGGTCGGGAGGTGGTGCGAGCGGTGCGCGGGGAGCGGGGGGTCAGGCCTGCTCGACGATCCGCTTGACGCGCCGCACGGTCGCCGCGAGGTCGTCGGCGAGCTTGGCCGTCCAGTCGCCGAAGAAGCGCCGTTTCTCGGCCGCGTCCATGTCGGCGGTGATGCCGCGGATGCCTTCGGTGGGCCTGCCCATCCAGAAGCCGTGCACCAGGACGCAGCCCCGGCCGGCGGCCTCGATCTCGAACGACCAGACGCTCTCCTGCCGTTGCCCCGAGCTGTCCCGGATCGCCCAGCGGAAGCAGCGGCCCGGCTCGGCCTCGACGACCTCGGAGTCGGTGGTCCACGCGCCGCGTACGACGGGCGCCCAGGCGACGACGTCGGCGGGCCGCTGGTTCTCGCCCCGGAAGACCGCGCCGACGGTGCCGGGGGTGCCGGACACCCACCGGCCGCCCGTGCACTCGACGCTCCACTCCCCGCTGCGCGTCAGGTCGCTGACCGCGGCGTACACCCGGTCCGGGGGCGCCGCGACCTGCGTGCGGGCGCTGACCTGGAACAGGGCTGGGTTCTCGAGTTCGGTGTCCGTCATGGCCGGAAGCCTCGCGAGTGGCACGGAACCGGGTCAACGAGCGCCGCCCGGGTCCGTCAAGTCGCCGGGCGGCGACGCGTTCGAGCGCCGCGGGGTGTCAACGGGCCCGGTGCCGGGGTGTCATCGGCCCTGTGCCGGGCTGTGTTCAACCCTTTGCCGGGCTGTGATCGGTTCCGTGCCCGGCTGTGATCGCCCCTGTGGCGAGCGCCGTTCGCGCGGGGCCGCTTCGTCGCGGGCGGGCATGGCGGCGGCCCACTACCGCCCTGCGCGCGCGAGCCGCGCCGTTTCGACCGGATCACGGGGCGCCTCATGAGCCCCCTGCGCGCGCGAGAGCCGCGCGTGCCGGCGGGCCGCAGCGTCAGGACGACCGCCGGGCTGCCGGGATCCGGCCGGACGGCGGATCCTCGCGGCCGGGCACCGGCCGACAAGCGGTCCTTCACAGCCGGGATCCCGCCGGACGGCGGTCCCTCACAGGCGGGCGGCGCCCGAGTTGACGCAGGCCAGCAGGGTGCGGGCCTGGATGTTCAGGTAGTGGCCGTGCGCGGCCAGGGAGTTGAGCTGTCCGACCGTCGCCCAGGTGTATCCGCGCGGTGGTGCGATCGGCGCGGTGTCCTCGTCGGCCTCGACGAACAGGTACCGCACGCACGCGTCCAGGAACCGCCCGCCCTCCTCGGAGTGCACGGCCGAGTACGTGACGGCGCCGTCCCGCTCGGCCCGCAGTGCCGCCTCCAGGAAGCGCGGCCGGTCCGCGGCCGGTACCGCCTCCCAGTCGCGCGGCGCGCACTGCACGGTCGGCGCCAGTTCGACCCGGTTGAGGTAGCCGGCCTCCACGCGCGCGTGCACGAGCAGATGGGCGACGCCGCCCAGGCGCCGGAACAGGAAGGCCGCCACGCCGGTGCCGCACGGCTCGATCAGTGGCTGGGACCAGCCGCCGACCTCCCGGTTCCCGGCCTCCACGGCGACCCCGGTGACCTGGAAGAACCGGCCGTCGGGGCGCCGTATGGCGTCCGCGTCGCGGGTCCAGCCCTCGACCTCGGCGAGCGGCATCAGCCGGACGTCGACGTCGTGCCGGGCGCGCTCGGACGTGAACCAGGAGAGCAGTTCCAGGTCGGAGTGGCGGGCGCCCGGCTCGGCCGCCGGCAGCGGCAGACAGCCCAGGACGGTACGGGCGTCCATGTTGACCACGTTGTCCAGCCGGAGCAGTTCGCCGAGCTGGCCCAGGGTGAGCCAGCAGTAGTCGGCGGCGGGCGGCACCTCGGCGTCGGCGGCCTCGACCAGCATGTTCCGGTTGGCCTTGCGGTAGAACCAGGCGCCGTGCTCCGACTGGAGCGAGTCGGCCAGCACCCACTCGGGCGCCGCGTCCGTGAAGTGCTCCAGGTAGCGCACGGACGAACCGGCGTGCACCCGCTGGTAGTTGCTGCGGGTGGCCTGCACGGTCGGCGACAGCTGGAGCAGGTTGGGGTTGCCGGGTTCCATCTTGGCCTGCATCAGGAAGTGCAGTACGCCGTCGAACTCCTTGGCGAGGATGCCGAGGATGCCCACCTCGGGCTGGTGGATGACGGGCTGCTGCCAGTTGCCGATCGGCCCCTCGTCGACCCGGGCGGACAGCCCTCGCACCGCGAAGAAGCGGCCGCTGCGGTGCACGAGGTCGCCGGTGCCGGGCGCGAAGGACCAGTGGTCCAGCTCGTCCAGGGGCACCCGCCGCACGGTGAACCGGTGGGCGCGGGCCCGCTCGGCGAGCCATCCCGGGACGTCCTCGGTGCGCAGTCGGTGGCCCTCGCCGGTCGCGGCGGCGGAGCGGGCCAGCCGTGCGGGCAGGTCCTGTGCGGTCCTCGGGCGCAGCAGGGCGACGGTGCTCATGCCGGCCCGCCTCCCGGTTTCCCGTCATCGGCCGCACGTCCACCGGCCCCGGCTCCCCCACCGGCCCCCGCTCCCCCACCCGTTGCGGCGGCTTCGGCGGCGAGATGGTCCACGGTGCGGCGCAGCGCCTCGGTCAGCGGGGTGTCCGGCGTCCAGCCGGTGACGGACCGGAAGGCGGACGCGTCGATCGTGATGCTCGCGAAGTCCCCTGCCTCCGCCTGCTCGGGCGGCGGCACCGAGACCACCGGTACGGGCGGACGGCCGGTGCGCTCGGCGGCGAGCGCGGCGACCTGCTCGAAGACCGGTCCCAGGGGCCGGCCCTCACCGGTGCCGAGCAGCCAGTGGCGGCCGGCCAGCGCCTCGGCGTGGTCCAGGCCGGCCACGACGGCGCGGGCCAGGTCGTCGATGTAGAGCAGGTCGCGGCGGACGGTTCCGTCGTGCCACATCGTCAGCGGCTGTCCCGCCAGGGCGCGGCGGGCCATCGCCGAGACGACGCCCCGGTCGCGGGCCGCGGGACCGGCGCCCGGCCCGAACACGGTGGGCAGGCGCAGCGACGTCCCGCACAGCGCGCCGCGGGCGGCGGCGTCGAGCAGCAGCCGTTCGGCGGCCAGCTTCTGACGGTCGTACGGGCCCTTGGGGCGGTCCGGTTCGGTGCCGTCGAGGACCGGTTTGCCCGTCGGGCCGACCTGGGAGGCGGCACCCGTGAAGACGACCCTGGGGCGTGGTCCGGCCGGGCGGGCGGCGAGCGTGTCGACCAGGTCGCGCACGATGCCCACGTTGACCCGCTCGGCGGCCGTGTCGCCGTCCTCGATCCGCCAGGTGGCCGTGGCCGAGCTGTACAGCGTCGCCAGGACCACCGCGTCGGCGCCGGCCACCGCGGCGGCGAGCTCACCCGGCTCGGTGAGGTCGGCGGCCCGTATCTCGATGTCGGCGCGGGCGGCGGGCGGCGCGGTCGCCCGGCGCCGGGAGACCGCCCGGATCCGCACGGGCCGGTCGGCGAGTTCGCGCAGCACGGCCGAGCCCACGAAACCGGTGGCGCCGAGCAGCGCGATCGTGGGAGTGCCGGCGCGGTCGGGTGTCAGGGCCACAGCGCGGCCTCCACTTCACGGCAGGTGTCGTAGTCGGGCAGCAGGCCCTTGTCGCGGGCCTCGGCGAGCGTCGGCGCGGCGCCGTCCCGCGGGGACTGCCGCAGGTCGCCGCCCTCGGGCAGCGGAAGTCCGAGCGCCGGGTCCAGCGGGGAGACGGCCAGCTCGGCCTCCGGGACGTAGCCCTCCGACATCACGTACACGACGATCGAGTCGTCCTGCCGGGACAGGAAGGCGTGGCCCACGCCGACCGGGATGTACAGCGCCCGGCAGTCGCCGCCACTGAGCTCGGTCGTCTGATGGCGGCCGAAGGTGGGGGACCCCACTCTGAGGTCGACGAGGAAGTCCAGGACCCGTCCGTACGGGCAGTAGACGTACTTGGCCCGGCCGGGCGGGGCGGCGGTGTAGTGGATGCCGCGGAGCACCCCGCGGGCGGAGACGTTGTGGCTGATGTCCCTCACGGGGAACAGGGGGCGGCCCACGGCCTGGGTGAACGCGCTCTCCTGGAACGGCGACGCGAAGCACCCCCGGTCGTCCCCGAAGACCTGGGGCGTGAATTCCCGGACGCCCTCGATGGCCGGTGTGCGTACCCGCATGGCGGTCATTCGCCCTTCTCCTCGGCGGTGGTGATCTCCAGCAGGTACCGGCCGTACGGCGAGTGGGACAGGGCCAGGCCGAGCCGGTGGCAGGTGTCGGCGTCGATGTAGCCCATGCGCCAGGCGATCTCCTCGATGCAGCCGATGCGCACCCCCTGTCTGCGGGAGAGGATCTGCACGTACTGTCCCGCCTCGGTGAGGGCGTCGTGGGTGCCGGTGTCGAGCCAGACGAAGCCCCGGCCCAGCTGGACGAACTCGGCCTTCCCGCGTTCCAGGTAGGTGCGGTTGACGTCGGTGATCTCCAGCTCGCCGCGTTCGGAGGGCCGCAGCCCACGGGCGATGCCGACCACGTCGTTGTCGTAGAAGTACAGGCCGGTGACGGCCAGGTTGGAGCGCGGCGCGGCGGGCTTCTCCGCCAGGCGCAGCAGGCGGCCGACGGCGTCCACCTCGCCCACGCCGTACCGCTCGGGGTCGCCCACCGGGTAGCCGAACAGGACGCAGCCGTCGATGTCGCGGGCGCTGGATCGCAGGATCTCGCCGAAGCCGGGCCCGTGGAACAGGTTGTCGCCCAGGACGAGCGCGACCGCGTCGTCGCCGATGTGCTCGGCACCGACGAGGAAGGCGTCGGCGATGCCCCGGGGCTTGTCCTGTTCGGCGTAGCTCAGGCGCAGTCCGAGCCGCGAGCCGTCGCCGAGCAGCCGCTGGAAGCCGGGGACGTCCTGCGGGGCCGCGATGATCTGGATCTCGGTGATGCCGGCCAGCATCAGCACGGACAGCGGGTAGTAGATCATCGGCTTGTCGTAGACCGGCAGCATCTGCTTGGAGACGCCCAGCGTGATCGGGTAGAGACGGGTCCCGTGGCCGCCGGCGAGGATGATCCCCTTCATCCTCCGGTCCCCTGCGTGGCGGGGTCGGCGGGCAGCACCTCGTAGTGGCTGGGCCGGCCGTCCTCGTGCACCAGGTGGCCCAGGCCTTCGGCCTCGCGGCGGTGCAGCAGCTGCCAGCCGCCGTCGGGGTGGCGCAGCGCCACCGAGTGCCACGGCGTGGTCCACACGTCCGCGGTGCCGACGAACCGGATGCCGAACTTGCCCTCGCCGCGGTTCTGCGGATGGATCGAGAGGCGGACGTTCTCGGGATGGTGCTCGGCGATCAGCTCGCCCCAGGCGCGGCTGCGGACGATCACCTCGTAGGCGCGCCGGCGGCAGTCGCGCTGGAGCGCCGAGCGGGAGCCGTCCCACTCCGCCGCGTCCTCCATGAGGAACTTGGTGATGCCGCGATACATCCGCAGGGTGGACTCGTCGCTGCGCACCTCCTCGCGCAGCTGCTCGATCGACGGGCCGAGCGTCTCGGCGGCGACCTTGCGCTTCTCGTCGTACGACAGGTCGGGCCCGTAGACGTCCTTGAGGTCGAAGGTGTCGAGGTGGGCGGAGAGGCCCTCGGCGGCGATCATGCGGCGCAGTTCGTGGCCGTAGGCGTCGATGTGCTCGTCGGGGACGCCGATGACGTCGCCGAAGATGTGTCCGTCGGAGCAGATCAGGATCTTCGCGCCGGGGGCGTGGACCTTGGCGATCTCCGCGCACAGAGAGCCCAGGAAGCGCAGCGCGAGCCGCTCCCCGTGGTCCGGAAGATGGCCTAAGACCTTGTCCGGGTTGGGCGATTTGCAGGGGAAGCCCGGCAGGCTGAATATCACCGGTTCTTCACGTCGGACGAACTCGGCCATCTGCCGCAACTGCTCGGGGAAGTCCTCGGGGGTGTCGAGGTGCGGGTCCGTCTCGGCGGCCCGGCGGTGCGGGAGCAGCAGTTCGAGGATCTCGCGGCTGACGCGCTCGGCGGAGGAGGGGGAGGTGACGGTGGTGGACATCTGGGACATGGGTGATCGACTCGCTTTCCTCATGGAACGGATGCGGACATGCCGCCGGGTGACCGCCCGACGGTGGGCGGCCGGGGGTCGGGCCGGCCGGGGTCTCGTGCGCTCAGTGGCGCACGGGGCAGCCGGTGGCCGGCGCGGTCGCCGACGGGCCGTAGGAGACGGGCAGTTCGTCGACACCGCGCGCGAGGACGGCGCGGACCCAGTCGAGTTCCTGGTCCTCGACGGCGAGCCGCAGTCCGGGCAGTCCGGTGAGCAGCGCGCGTAGAGCGATCTGGAGTTCGATACGGGCGAGTGCGGCACCCGGGCAGAAGTGGATGCCGTGACCGAAGGCGAGGTGCGGGTTGGGCGTGCGGTCCAGGTCGAGGGTGTCGGCGTCGGGGAACCGCTCCGGGTCGCGGTTGGCGGCGCTCAGCGACACGATGACCGAGTCGCCGGCCGGTACACGGGTGCCGAGCAGCTCCGCGTCCTCGGCGAAGAACCGCCAGGTGGTGAGTTCGAAGGCGCTGTCGTAGCGCAGGAGTTCCTCCACCGCGCGGGCCAGCAGCGCCGGGTCGTGCCCCTCGCCCTCCGTCACGGCCTCCTGGAGCCGGCGCAGTTGGGCGGGGTGGCGCAGCAGGGCCACGAGGGCGGTGGTGATCTGGTTGGTCACCGGCTCCTGCCCGGCGACCAGTAGCTGGAAGACGATGGAGTCCTGCTCCTCCTTGCTGATCTCCCCCGCGTCACGGGCCACGACGAGCTTGGTGAGCAGGTCGTCGCCGGGGTCGCGGCGCTTGTCCTCGGTGACCTCGGCTATGTAGCCCTGGAGTCCGCGCAGCCGTCCTTCGTAGACCGGCCGCAGCGGGTCGGCCGGGCCGACGGGCTGCACGACCTTGCCCCAGTCGCGGTCGAACCGGGCCGCCAGGGCGGGCGGCAGGCCGATCACCTCGGCCAGCACCCGGAACGGGAAGTGCGCCGCGAAGGCGGCGACGACGTCGATCTCACCGGTCTCGGCACCGCCGTCGAGGGCGGTGGCGAGCAGTTCCGCGGCAATCTCCTCGAAGCGGGGCCGCATCCGCTCGACGTGGCGGGGCGAGAACGCCTCGGTGACCATCTTGCGCATCACGGTGTGCTTCGGCGGGTCCTGGTGCAGCAGGTGGACCTGGAGCTGCGAGTGCTGGGGCTCCGGCATGATGGCGGCGCGTTCCCGCCAGGCGCTGTTGCCGAGGTC
Coding sequences:
- a CDS encoding L-tyrosine/L-tryptophan isonitrile synthase family protein; its protein translation is MSTTVTSPSSAERVSREILELLLPHRRAAETDPHLDTPEDFPEQLRQMAEFVRREEPVIFSLPGFPCKSPNPDKVLGHLPDHGERLALRFLGSLCAEIAKVHAPGAKILICSDGHIFGDVIGVPDEHIDAYGHELRRMIAAEGLSAHLDTFDLKDVYGPDLSYDEKRKVAAETLGPSIEQLREEVRSDESTLRMYRGITKFLMEDAAEWDGSRSALQRDCRRRAYEVIVRSRAWGELIAEHHPENVRLSIHPQNRGEGKFGIRFVGTADVWTTPWHSVALRHPDGGWQLLHRREAEGLGHLVHEDGRPSHYEVLPADPATQGTGG
- a CDS encoding cytochrome P450 family protein encodes the protein MPNSEPLPLYGKEYKTDPYPLYRKLREEGPVHRVNFPSGVDAWLVTGYDAAHSALNDDRLGKNHDLGNSAWRERAAIMPEPQHSQLQVHLLHQDPPKHTVMRKMVTEAFSPRHVERMRPRFEEIAAELLATALDGGAETGEIDVVAAFAAHFPFRVLAEVIGLPPALAARFDRDWGKVVQPVGPADPLRPVYEGRLRGLQGYIAEVTEDKRRDPGDDLLTKLVVARDAGEISKEEQDSIVFQLLVAGQEPVTNQITTALVALLRHPAQLRRLQEAVTEGEGHDPALLARAVEELLRYDSAFELTTWRFFAEDAELLGTRVPAGDSVIVSLSAANRDPERFPDADTLDLDRTPNPHLAFGHGIHFCPGAALARIELQIALRALLTGLPGLRLAVEDQELDWVRAVLARGVDELPVSYGPSATAPATGCPVRH